A window of Ignavibacterium sp. contains these coding sequences:
- the rplJ gene encoding 50S ribosomal protein L10 — MNKNEKSEIIAEAKELIEKSTAVYVADYSGVNVADISELRNQFRKEGVTYKVFKNTLFKRALAETGKYSKLADNLEGMSGFAFAFDNPVAPAKIIKKYFDANKKFSLKACYIETEFYSGNQLDQLATLPTKADLIAGILSSINAPASGIVGSINAVFRDLVSVIDQISKKAA; from the coding sequence ATGAATAAGAACGAAAAATCTGAGATCATTGCCGAGGCGAAAGAACTAATTGAAAAATCTACTGCTGTTTATGTGGCAGATTATTCAGGAGTTAATGTTGCAGACATTAGCGAACTCAGAAACCAATTCAGAAAAGAGGGTGTTACCTATAAAGTTTTCAAGAATACTTTATTCAAGCGCGCTCTAGCTGAAACAGGTAAGTACTCAAAATTAGCTGATAATCTTGAAGGTATGTCAGGATTTGCATTTGCATTTGACAATCCTGTTGCACCTGCAAAGATTATCAAAAAATATTTTGATGCGAATAAAAAGTTTTCGCTTAAAGCCTGCTACATTGAAACTGAATTCTATTCCGGAAATCAGTTAGATCAGTTAGCAACATTGCCAACTAAAGCAGATTTAATTGCCGGAATACTTTCAAGCATAAACGCGCCTGCCTCAGGCATTGTTGGTTCAATTAACGCTGTATTCAGAGATCTGGTAAGTGTTATTGATCAGATTTCTAAAAAAGCAGCATAA
- the rpoB gene encoding DNA-directed RNA polymerase subunit beta, translated as MDNNRISFSRIKSVLDVPDLLGIQTETFEDFLQHNVPPSKRENKGLQQVFLTNFPVLDNKENYRLDFLEYYVEKPRFTVQECLERGLTYSAPLKAKLRLSTKDQDTQEFINTVEQEVYLGNLPFMTEKGTFIINGAERVIVSQLHRSPGVAFSQTLHPNGTPIYTARIIPLRGSWVEFATDINYVMYVYIDRRKKFPATTLLRAIGYESDEQILKLFDLVEEVPVKKSKLENFIGRMVASDLFDMSTGEIFLTRGAIFSEEDVERVKEAEIDVLKFIKSDRSPDQDLIVNTLQKDTSTSREEALYSIYRQLRTGEAPDLESAEQLIEKLFFNDKRYDLGEVGRHRMNDKLKLNVPENVTVLTNEDIVAIMRYIIDLKNGIAPVDDIDHLGNRRIRTVGEQLSQQFNVGMARMARTIKERMNMRDTENFTPQDLVNARTITSVINAFFGTNQLSQFMDQTNPLAEMTHKRRMSALGPGGLTRERAGFEVRDVHYTHYGRLCPIETPEGPNIGLISSLTIYARVNKYGFLETPYRKVVKGKVTNEVEYLSAEQEDKFIIAQANAPINEQGKFINERVKARYKGEFPIVHPEEVHYMDVAPAQIVSAAAALIPFLEHDDANRALMGSNMQRQAVPLLKPEAPIVGTGMERKVAYDSRALLIAEDDGVVASVDANRIVVKYDINPNSFEALTSFNETREVVYELTKFQGTNQETCVNQKPIVKEGQRVKKGDVLADGAATDQGELALGRNVLVAFMPWRGYNFEDAIIISERVVREDVYTSIHIEEFELQVRETKRGEEELTREIPNVSEEAVKNLDENGIIREGAEVKEGDILIGKITPKGETDPTPEEKLLRAIFGDKAGDVKDASLRASPGLRGTVIKTRLFSRKKRDNESKKQEKAALEQLDQDFKKKLQQHYNKLVEKLTKITEGETTTGIRDLDGSVVLRSGTTIKEKTFSEMEDVTKLDYTADWFESKKVNNMVKTLFKNYFDIKVDIEEEYKKEKVKIQSGDELPPGIVQLAKVYVAKKRKLSVGDKMAGRHGNKGVVAKIVPVEDMPFLPDGTPVDIILNPLGVPSRMNLGQLYETVLGWVGKKMGVKFATPIFDGAKLEDVEQWLQKAGIDPGSKTDLYDGRTGEKFHQKVTCGYIYMLKLSHLVDDKIHARSIGPYSLITQQPLGGKAQFGGQRFGEMEVWALEGYGASHILQEILTVKSDDVAGRAKVYEALVKGENLPEPNIPEAFNVMIKELQGLGLDIKIN; from the coding sequence TTGGATAATAACCGCATTTCTTTTAGCCGAATTAAATCTGTTCTTGATGTTCCTGATCTGTTAGGTATTCAGACGGAAACATTTGAAGACTTCCTGCAGCACAATGTTCCACCTTCAAAGCGAGAGAACAAAGGACTTCAACAGGTCTTCTTGACAAATTTCCCTGTGCTTGATAATAAAGAAAACTACCGTCTTGATTTTCTGGAATACTATGTTGAAAAACCCAGATTCACTGTTCAGGAATGTCTTGAAAGAGGTTTAACATATTCTGCACCATTGAAAGCCAAACTCAGACTTTCAACTAAAGATCAGGATACTCAGGAATTTATCAATACTGTTGAGCAAGAAGTTTATCTTGGCAATCTTCCCTTTATGACAGAGAAGGGAACATTTATTATTAATGGTGCTGAAAGAGTAATTGTATCGCAATTACATCGTTCACCAGGAGTTGCATTCTCTCAAACTCTGCATCCAAATGGTACTCCTATTTACACAGCCAGAATTATCCCTCTGAGAGGTTCCTGGGTTGAATTCGCAACAGATATAAACTATGTAATGTATGTTTATATCGATCGCAGAAAAAAATTCCCTGCAACCACACTACTCAGAGCAATCGGCTATGAATCTGACGAACAAATCTTAAAACTTTTTGATTTGGTTGAAGAAGTACCGGTTAAAAAATCCAAGCTTGAGAACTTTATCGGAAGAATGGTTGCCAGCGACTTATTCGATATGTCAACTGGTGAAATTTTTCTAACTCGTGGTGCAATCTTCAGTGAAGAAGATGTTGAAAGAGTTAAAGAAGCAGAAATAGATGTTTTGAAGTTCATAAAATCTGATCGTTCACCTGATCAGGATTTAATAGTTAATACTCTTCAGAAAGACACTTCTACATCAAGAGAAGAAGCACTTTATTCAATTTACAGACAATTAAGAACCGGTGAAGCTCCTGATTTGGAATCTGCCGAGCAGCTAATTGAAAAATTATTCTTTAATGATAAAAGATATGATTTAGGTGAAGTTGGTCGTCACAGAATGAATGACAAGTTGAAGTTGAATGTTCCTGAAAATGTGACTGTTCTGACAAACGAAGATATTGTTGCAATAATGAGATACATCATCGATCTTAAAAATGGAATTGCTCCGGTTGATGATATTGATCATTTAGGAAACAGAAGAATCAGAACTGTTGGAGAACAACTTTCGCAGCAGTTTAATGTTGGTATGGCGCGTATGGCAAGAACAATTAAAGAAAGAATGAATATGCGCGATACCGAAAACTTTACACCGCAGGATTTGGTAAATGCAAGAACTATCACAAGTGTTATAAATGCATTCTTCGGAACAAATCAGCTATCACAATTTATGGATCAAACTAATCCATTGGCTGAGATGACTCATAAGCGAAGAATGTCTGCATTAGGTCCTGGTGGTCTTACCCGCGAAAGAGCAGGGTTTGAAGTAAGAGATGTTCATTATACTCATTATGGAAGACTTTGTCCGATTGAAACTCCTGAAGGACCAAACATCGGTCTTATCTCTTCTCTTACAATTTATGCTCGCGTTAATAAATATGGATTTTTAGAAACTCCTTACAGAAAAGTTGTTAAAGGAAAAGTTACAAATGAAGTTGAATATCTTTCTGCTGAGCAGGAAGATAAATTTATTATTGCTCAGGCAAATGCACCTATAAATGAACAAGGCAAGTTTATCAATGAAAGAGTAAAAGCAAGATACAAAGGTGAATTTCCAATAGTACATCCTGAAGAAGTTCATTATATGGATGTTGCACCTGCTCAGATTGTAAGTGCAGCAGCAGCATTAATTCCATTTCTTGAACACGATGATGCTAACAGAGCATTGATGGGATCAAACATGCAACGCCAGGCAGTTCCATTGCTTAAACCAGAAGCTCCTATTGTTGGAACTGGTATGGAAAGAAAAGTTGCCTATGATTCAAGAGCTTTACTTATAGCTGAAGATGATGGTGTTGTTGCAAGTGTTGATGCAAACAGAATAGTTGTTAAGTATGATATTAATCCCAATAGTTTTGAAGCTCTTACCAGCTTTAACGAAACCAGAGAAGTAGTTTATGAACTCACAAAATTCCAGGGCACAAACCAGGAAACTTGTGTAAATCAAAAACCAATTGTTAAAGAAGGTCAGCGAGTTAAAAAAGGAGATGTATTAGCAGATGGAGCTGCAACTGATCAGGGTGAACTCGCACTTGGTAGAAATGTTCTTGTAGCATTTATGCCTTGGAGAGGTTATAACTTTGAAGATGCTATAATTATTAGTGAAAGAGTTGTTAGAGAAGATGTTTATACTTCAATTCACATTGAAGAATTTGAGTTGCAGGTTAGAGAAACAAAACGAGGCGAAGAAGAATTAACAAGAGAAATCCCAAATGTCAGTGAAGAAGCAGTAAAGAATCTTGATGAAAACGGTATAATAAGAGAAGGTGCTGAAGTTAAAGAAGGTGATATTCTTATCGGAAAAATTACTCCGAAAGGTGAAACCGATCCTACACCGGAAGAAAAACTTCTTCGTGCAATATTCGGAGATAAAGCGGGTGATGTAAAAGATGCCTCGCTACGTGCTTCGCCTGGTTTGAGAGGTACTGTAATCAAAACAAGATTATTCAGTCGCAAGAAAAGAGATAATGAATCTAAAAAACAAGAGAAAGCTGCACTTGAACAGCTTGATCAGGATTTCAAAAAGAAATTACAACAGCATTATAACAAGCTAGTTGAGAAATTGACAAAGATTACTGAAGGCGAAACTACAACAGGCATCAGAGATCTTGATGGAAGCGTTGTTTTAAGAAGCGGAACAACCATTAAAGAAAAAACTTTTTCTGAAATGGAAGATGTTACAAAGCTTGATTATACTGCTGACTGGTTCGAATCTAAAAAAGTAAATAATATGGTTAAGACTCTCTTCAAGAATTACTTTGATATAAAAGTTGATATTGAAGAAGAGTACAAAAAAGAAAAAGTTAAAATTCAAAGTGGAGATGAATTACCTCCGGGAATTGTTCAGCTTGCAAAAGTTTATGTTGCTAAAAAGCGTAAACTTTCTGTTGGTGATAAAATGGCTGGACGACACGGAAATAAAGGCGTTGTTGCTAAGATTGTCCCGGTTGAAGATATGCCTTTCTTACCAGATGGAACTCCTGTAGATATTATACTTAATCCACTTGGTGTTCCTTCAAGAATGAACCTTGGACAATTATATGAAACCGTTCTTGGTTGGGTCGGTAAGAAAATGGGAGTCAAATTCGCTACTCCAATTTTTGATGGTGCAAAGTTAGAAGATGTTGAGCAATGGTTACAAAAAGCAGGAATTGATCCTGGTTCGAAAACTGACTTATATGATGGAAGAACAGGTGAAAAATTCCATCAGAAAGTAACCTGTGGTTACATCTATATGCTTAAACTCAGTCACCTTGTAGATGATAAAATTCACGCAAGGTCAATTGGACCATACTCACTTATTACTCAGCAGCCACTCGGCGGTAAAGCTCAATTTGGTGGTCAGCGATTTGGAGAAATGGAAGTTTGGGCATTAGAAGGTTATGGAGCTTCGCATATTCTTCAGGAAATTCTGACTGTTAAGAGCGATGATGTTGCTGGTCGTGCAAAGGTTTATGAAGCTTTGGTTAAAGGTGAAAATCTTCCTGAACCAAATATTCCTGAAGCATTTAATGTAATGATTAAAGAATTACAAGGTCTTGGTCTCGATATTAAGATTAACTAA
- the rplK gene encoding 50S ribosomal protein L11: MAKKIDGYIKLQIPAGKANPSPPVGPALGQKGVNIMEFCKQFNARTQDKEGLIIPVVITVYSDKSFTFITKTPPAAVLLKKAAKIEKGSAEPNKTKVGKVSKNQIKEIAQLKMPDLNAHDIEHAMSMVAGTARSMGLTVED; encoded by the coding sequence ATGGCTAAAAAGATTGATGGTTATATAAAACTTCAGATACCAGCTGGTAAAGCTAATCCTTCACCACCTGTTGGACCAGCTCTAGGTCAAAAGGGTGTAAACATTATGGAGTTCTGCAAGCAGTTTAATGCAAGAACTCAGGATAAAGAAGGATTGATTATTCCTGTTGTTATTACTGTATATAGTGATAAATCATTTACCTTCATTACGAAAACTCCTCCGGCAGCAGTACTTTTGAAAAAAGCAGCAAAGATTGAAAAAGGTTCTGCAGAGCCAAATAAAACTAAAGTTGGTAAAGTTTCAAAGAACCAGATTAAAGAAATTGCTCAGCTTAAAATGCCAGACTTAAATGCTCACGACATCGAACATGCAATGAGTATGGTCGCCGGAACGGCTCGTAGTATGGGACTTACAGTCGAAGACTAA
- the rplL gene encoding 50S ribosomal protein L7/L12, translating to MSEKIAEIVEKIKALSLVEAAELKKALEEEFGVTAAAPVLVAGGPVAGGDAAPAEEKTEFDVILQSAGDKKINVIKVVRQHTGLGLKEAKDLVDGAPKTVKEGVSKDEAEKIKKELEEAGATVTIK from the coding sequence ATGTCAGAAAAAATTGCTGAAATAGTTGAAAAAATTAAAGCCCTTTCATTAGTTGAAGCAGCTGAATTAAAGAAAGCACTTGAAGAAGAATTCGGTGTTACAGCAGCTGCTCCGGTTTTAGTGGCTGGTGGTCCTGTTGCTGGTGGTGATGCAGCACCTGCTGAAGAGAAAACAGAATTTGATGTTATCCTTCAGTCAGCTGGTGACAAGAAAATCAATGTTATAAAAGTAGTAAGACAACACACCGGTTTAGGTTTGAAAGAAGCAAAAGATCTCGTTGATGGTGCACCAAAAACAGTTAAAGAAGGTGTATCAAAAGACGAAGCTGAAAAAATCAAAAAAGAATTAGAAGAAGCCGGCGCTACCGTAACTATTAAATAA
- the secE gene encoding preprotein translocase subunit SecE gives MKEKIITFFQDVVKEMKKVTWPTKDELFESTKIVIVVCLVLAAFTYVIDMLINQVLKGIF, from the coding sequence ATGAAAGAAAAAATCATTACTTTCTTCCAGGATGTTGTAAAGGAAATGAAAAAGGTTACCTGGCCAACCAAGGATGAGCTTTTTGAATCTACAAAAATTGTGATTGTAGTTTGTCTGGTACTTGCTGCTTTTACTTATGTAATTGATATGTTAATTAATCAAGTATTAAAGGGAATTTTTTAG
- the rpmG gene encoding 50S ribosomal protein L33: MAKGNTRQIIVLESTAGTGYRYTTTKNKRTHPSRVEYKKYDPVAKKHVIFKETK, from the coding sequence ATGGCAAAAGGAAACACTCGTCAAATTATCGTTCTTGAGAGTACGGCCGGTACCGGATATAGATATACCACAACCAAAAATAAAAGAACTCATCCTTCAAGGGTTGAGTATAAAAAGTATGATCCGGTGGCAAAAAAACATGTTATCTTCAAAGAAACTAAATAA
- the nusG gene encoding transcription termination/antitermination protein NusG: MEPKWYVLRVFSGHENKVKALLEAGLRDNEEFRAKIQDILVPTEKVIEVKDGKKKSKTKNFFPGYLLVNADLDDRVKEFILNTPSVMGFLGSGKKPNPLQPDEVKRIVGRITQDGNTERIETIFRSGDIVKIIDGPFNNFTGTVEEVNEEKMKIKVMVSIFGRKTPVEIDFVQAELEK; encoded by the coding sequence ATGGAACCAAAGTGGTATGTTTTAAGAGTTTTTTCAGGTCACGAAAATAAAGTCAAAGCTTTATTAGAAGCAGGATTGCGTGATAACGAAGAATTTAGAGCGAAAATTCAGGACATTTTAGTTCCTACTGAAAAAGTAATAGAAGTTAAAGACGGTAAGAAGAAAAGTAAAACAAAAAACTTTTTCCCGGGATATTTACTGGTTAATGCTGATTTGGATGACCGTGTGAAAGAGTTTATTCTGAATACTCCATCAGTGATGGGATTTCTTGGCTCTGGAAAGAAACCAAATCCGCTTCAACCTGATGAAGTAAAAAGAATTGTAGGAAGAATCACTCAGGATGGTAATACAGAACGAATCGAAACTATTTTCAGAAGTGGTGATATTGTAAAAATTATTGATGGTCCATTTAATAATTTTACCGGAACCGTTGAAGAAGTAAATGAAGAGAAAATGAAAATAAAAGTGATGGTCTCAATTTTTGGAAGAAAAACTCCGGTAGAAATTGACTTTGTTCAGGCAGAATTAGAAAAATAA
- the rplA gene encoding 50S ribosomal protein L1 — MQLTKRNKKILEKVDTKKEYSIEEAVKTLKELSSVKFVESLDVAIRLGVDPRHADQMVRGTVSLPHGTGKEVKVLVIAKGPKIQEALDAGADYAGFEEYLEKIKGGWADVDVIIATPDTMADLGKLGKVLGPKGLMPNPKSGTVTMDVAKAVKEVKAGKIEFRVEKTGIVHTSVGKLNFEVDKLVENTKAFLNTIIKLKPPTAKGQYVKSLYLSSTMGPGLKISKEEIAI, encoded by the coding sequence ATGCAGCTAACAAAAAGAAATAAGAAAATTTTAGAAAAAGTTGATACTAAAAAAGAGTATTCAATTGAAGAGGCAGTTAAAACACTAAAAGAGCTTTCTTCGGTTAAGTTTGTTGAATCATTGGATGTTGCAATCAGACTTGGTGTAGATCCGAGACACGCTGATCAGATGGTAAGAGGAACAGTATCTCTGCCTCACGGAACCGGAAAAGAAGTCAAGGTGCTTGTAATCGCTAAAGGCCCAAAAATTCAGGAAGCTCTTGATGCTGGTGCTGATTATGCTGGCTTTGAAGAATATCTTGAAAAAATTAAAGGTGGTTGGGCTGATGTTGATGTTATTATTGCAACACCAGACACCATGGCTGATTTAGGTAAATTAGGAAAAGTATTAGGTCCGAAAGGTCTAATGCCAAATCCAAAGAGTGGAACTGTTACTATGGATGTTGCAAAAGCTGTTAAAGAAGTTAAGGCCGGTAAAATTGAATTTCGTGTTGAAAAGACAGGTATCGTTCACACGTCAGTTGGCAAATTGAATTTTGAAGTTGATAAATTAGTTGAGAATACCAAAGCATTTCTCAACACTATTATTAAGCTTAAGCCACCTACAGCAAAAGGACAGTATGTTAAGAGTTTATATCTCTCAAGTACAATGGGTCCTGGGCTTAAGATATCTAAAGAAGAAATTGCAATATAA
- a CDS encoding YifB family Mg chelatase-like AAA ATPase, whose translation MLSKVLSSATYGIEAYLVEVETHVEKQVPGFIIVGLPDNAVKESRERVIAAIKNSGIQFPVKKFTINLAPADIKKEGSAFDLPIAIGILSALELVPLNSLIDTIFLGELSLDGSLRHIKGALPIAVEAKNKSIKRIILPNDSAQEAAIVDGVDVYGFDNLSEVIAFLNGDLEKEVTITDKQNLFSAINQYHLDFADVKGQENVKRALEVAAAGAHNILMIGPPGSGKTMLAKRLPTILPPMTFDEALETTKIHSIAGILPKEKAIITERPFRSPHHTVSDAALVGGGSFPKPGEVSFAHHGVLFLDELPEFKKNVLEVLRQPLEDSKVTVSRSKLSLDFPANFMLAAAMNPCPCGFYTDPNKECTCSPPQIQKYMAKISGPLLDRIDIHIEVPAVKYKELSSKASGEKSEVIRERVIRAREIQLRRFRDFKHIYSNGDMGSKEIRQFCKLDDAGEELLKMAMTKLGLSARAYDRILKVSRTIADLENSETILPQHISEAIQYRSLDRELWKH comes from the coding sequence TTGCTTTCAAAGGTTTTAAGCAGTGCAACATATGGAATTGAAGCTTATCTTGTTGAAGTTGAAACTCATGTTGAAAAGCAGGTTCCCGGTTTTATTATTGTTGGGTTGCCCGACAATGCAGTTAAAGAAAGCCGTGAACGAGTAATAGCTGCAATCAAAAATTCAGGCATACAATTTCCAGTTAAAAAATTTACAATCAATTTAGCACCAGCCGACATTAAAAAAGAGGGAAGCGCTTTTGATTTACCAATAGCCATTGGAATTTTATCTGCTCTCGAATTAGTTCCACTCAACTCATTAATTGATACAATTTTTCTTGGAGAATTGTCATTAGATGGTTCTCTAAGGCATATTAAAGGTGCATTACCTATTGCTGTTGAAGCAAAAAACAAATCAATCAAAAGAATAATTCTTCCCAATGATTCAGCACAGGAAGCTGCTATTGTTGATGGTGTTGATGTTTATGGCTTCGACAATTTATCAGAAGTAATAGCTTTTCTTAATGGTGATTTAGAAAAGGAAGTTACTATAACTGATAAGCAAAATCTGTTCTCTGCAATAAATCAATATCATCTTGACTTTGCAGATGTGAAAGGGCAGGAAAATGTAAAGCGCGCACTTGAAGTTGCTGCTGCTGGTGCTCATAATATTCTTATGATTGGTCCTCCCGGCTCAGGCAAAACTATGTTAGCAAAAAGATTGCCGACAATTCTTCCTCCGATGACTTTTGATGAAGCACTTGAAACAACAAAAATCCACTCAATTGCCGGGATTCTGCCAAAGGAAAAAGCGATTATAACTGAGAGACCATTCAGAAGTCCGCATCATACAGTATCTGATGCAGCATTAGTTGGTGGGGGATCATTTCCCAAACCTGGCGAAGTTTCATTTGCACATCACGGAGTTTTATTTCTTGACGAGTTACCCGAATTCAAAAAAAATGTACTCGAAGTTCTCAGACAACCTCTTGAAGATTCTAAAGTAACAGTTTCAAGATCAAAATTATCCCTTGATTTTCCAGCAAACTTCATGTTAGCCGCTGCAATGAATCCTTGCCCGTGTGGTTTTTATACTGATCCTAATAAAGAATGTACTTGTTCACCTCCTCAGATACAAAAGTATATGGCTAAGATATCAGGGCCTCTTTTAGACAGAATTGACATTCACATTGAAGTACCTGCAGTAAAATATAAAGAGCTTTCCTCCAAAGCATCAGGTGAAAAATCAGAAGTTATTCGTGAGCGAGTAATTCGTGCCAGAGAAATTCAATTGAGAAGATTTAGAGACTTCAAACATATCTATTCTAATGGTGATATGGGTTCAAAAGAAATAAGACAATTTTGTAAACTCGATGATGCAGGAGAAGAATTACTGAAGATGGCAATGACTAAATTAGGTCTATCTGCCAGGGCTTATGATAGAATTTTAAAAGTTAGCAGAACTATTGCCGACTTGGAAAATTCAGAAACCATTTTACCCCAGCATATTAGCGAAGCTATTCAATACCGAAGTCTTGATAGAGAGCTTTGGAAGCATTAA